From a single Desulfuribacillus alkaliarsenatis genomic region:
- the queG gene encoding tRNA epoxyqueuosine(34) reductase QueG → MKTNERITEFSREIGIDAIGFTKAERQSDLLNTLVEHSSQGFQSGWEETDIEKRVNPKLSLKDAKTIIVIALNYHNIESKMYETKRSDNRGRISKAAWGIDYHQVLNKKLEQLSQYIIKNIDADAKSLAFVDTGPMVDRELAVRAGIGFYGMNCNIIHPELGSFIFIGSLLTTVDIEPSNPTDTKCFACNKCIEHCPTGAIIKPYKINSKKCLAYLTLTKGEHGHGYQTALNDHIYGCDICQDVCPHNKDIPLTKHQEFVEQDEVKYPNLIELLTISNKDFKAKYGHSSGAWRGKKPWQRNAMLLIGKRKLHEAIPALKHVITRDPREDMRLLAEDTLKNIKNIK, encoded by the coding sequence GTGAAAACTAATGAACGAATTACCGAGTTTTCCCGGGAAATAGGAATAGATGCTATAGGCTTTACTAAGGCAGAACGACAATCAGACCTGCTCAACACCTTAGTTGAGCATAGCAGTCAGGGTTTTCAAAGTGGCTGGGAAGAGACAGATATAGAGAAGCGGGTAAACCCAAAACTATCACTAAAGGATGCTAAAACGATTATAGTAATCGCGTTGAACTACCATAATATCGAGTCCAAAATGTATGAGACAAAAAGGTCAGATAATAGAGGTCGCATATCTAAAGCAGCTTGGGGTATTGATTATCATCAAGTGCTCAATAAGAAATTAGAACAACTTAGCCAATATATCATTAAGAATATTGATGCTGACGCAAAAAGTCTAGCCTTTGTAGATACAGGGCCAATGGTGGATCGTGAATTAGCAGTGCGGGCAGGCATTGGCTTCTATGGTATGAATTGCAATATTATACACCCTGAGTTAGGTTCGTTTATTTTTATTGGTAGTTTATTGACGACGGTCGATATCGAGCCAAGTAATCCTACGGATACGAAGTGCTTTGCATGTAACAAGTGCATCGAACATTGTCCCACAGGTGCAATAATAAAACCATACAAAATTAACAGTAAGAAGTGCTTAGCGTATTTAACTTTAACTAAGGGAGAGCATGGACACGGATATCAGACGGCCTTAAACGACCATATATATGGTTGCGATATCTGCCAAGATGTCTGCCCGCATAATAAGGATATACCTCTAACAAAGCACCAAGAATTTGTCGAACAAGACGAAGTTAAGTATCCAAATTTGATTGAATTACTAACAATTTCAAATAAAGACTTTAAAGCTAAATACGGACATTCTTCTGGTGCATGGCGCGGAAAAAAACCATGGCAGCGCAATGCTATGCTTTTAATCGGTAAGCGTAAGCTACATGAGGCAATCCCAGCTTTAAAGCACGTAATTACAAGAGACCCTAGAGAGGATATGAGATTATTAGCAGAGGATACTTTAAAGAATATTAAAAATATTAAATAG
- a CDS encoding universal stress protein, with translation MMLIEKVLIGTDYSAPAEQLYDCLSELKKQGLKRVILIHVIDIQSAGGNAAELQVFNEKKLTEKKHELEKYGLEVITKAPIGFPPYEITMVAKEENASLILVGSHGKGIIKNIFIGSTTFDLLRTAKTPVLIEKYQDVGAGNCKPYCTIKFNKVLIPTDFSDASLAMITQLKGTKGMEEVIFATVIEKSKNTDELESKKAEFAEKLAILKQEFADAGYKTNSLLKEGNAANAILQIAEEEQVTLIALAKRGQGRIAELLLGSVAEAVAKQSKAPVLLFPSR, from the coding sequence ATGATGTTAATTGAAAAAGTCTTAATAGGAACAGACTACTCTGCACCGGCAGAACAGTTATATGATTGCTTATCAGAACTTAAAAAGCAAGGCTTAAAGCGGGTAATTCTCATACATGTTATTGACATTCAATCTGCAGGCGGAAATGCGGCAGAGCTACAAGTGTTCAATGAAAAAAAACTAACTGAGAAGAAGCATGAGCTAGAGAAATACGGCTTAGAGGTTATCACGAAAGCACCAATAGGGTTTCCGCCCTATGAGATTACAATGGTAGCCAAGGAAGAGAATGCATCCTTAATACTAGTAGGCTCACATGGCAAAGGTATTATAAAAAATATTTTCATAGGTAGTACAACATTCGATTTACTTCGCACTGCGAAGACTCCAGTATTGATAGAAAAGTATCAAGATGTTGGCGCTGGAAATTGTAAACCATACTGTACAATCAAGTTTAATAAAGTTTTAATTCCGACGGACTTTTCTGATGCATCACTAGCAATGATTACACAGCTTAAAGGCACAAAGGGTATGGAGGAAGTAATCTTTGCTACAGTGATAGAAAAAAGCAAAAACACAGATGAACTTGAAAGTAAAAAGGCAGAGTTCGCAGAAAAACTTGCAATATTAAAGCAGGAATTTGCCGATGCTGGGTATAAAACTAATAGCTTACTTAAAGAAGGAAACGCTGCTAATGCTATTTTGCAGATAGCAGAAGAAGAGCAGGTGACTTTGATAGCCTTAGCAAAGCGTGGTCAAGGTAGAATTGCTGAACTTTTACTGGGAAGTGTGGCAGAGGCTGTAGCAAAGCAGTCCAAGGCACCAGTGTTACTTTTCCCTTCTAGATAA
- the arsB gene encoding ACR3 family arsenite efflux transporter, giving the protein MQGISFFERYLTVWVAICIVIGVAVGQFLPVIPETLSQWEYANVSIPVAILIWLMIYPMMLKIDFSSVVAALKMPKGLIVTTSTNWLIKPFTMFFFAWLFFSVIFSNYIPEGLAAEYIAGAVLLGAAPCTAMVFVWSHLTKGNPAYTLVQVAVNDLIMLFAFAPIVMILLGVSNIPVPYDTLFLSVVLFIVIPLTAGYFSRNYVIKHKGMEYFENVFLKKFSNVTILGLLLTLIIIFSFQGDVILNNPFHILLIAIPLIIQTVFIFFIAYGWAKAWKLPHNIASPAGMIGASNFFELAVAVAIALFGLSSGAALVTVVGVLVEVPLMLALVRFANRTRHWFPEPSSS; this is encoded by the coding sequence ATGCAGGGAATTAGTTTTTTTGAAAGGTATTTAACAGTCTGGGTAGCAATTTGTATCGTAATTGGTGTTGCGGTTGGTCAGTTTCTACCAGTAATTCCCGAGACGTTAAGTCAGTGGGAATATGCGAATGTATCAATTCCTGTGGCGATACTAATATGGTTAATGATTTATCCAATGATGCTTAAGATTGATTTCTCCAGTGTTGTTGCGGCCTTGAAGATGCCGAAGGGCTTGATAGTCACAACGAGTACAAACTGGTTAATCAAACCGTTTACAATGTTCTTCTTTGCTTGGTTGTTTTTTAGTGTGATTTTTTCGAATTATATTCCTGAAGGATTAGCTGCAGAATATATTGCAGGCGCAGTTTTGTTAGGTGCAGCACCTTGTACAGCGATGGTGTTCGTTTGGAGTCATCTAACTAAAGGAAACCCTGCCTACACACTTGTACAAGTAGCGGTTAATGATTTAATAATGCTATTTGCCTTTGCTCCGATTGTTATGATTTTATTAGGAGTAAGTAATATTCCTGTACCGTATGACACATTATTTTTATCTGTTGTATTATTTATCGTAATTCCATTAACAGCAGGTTATTTTTCCAGAAATTATGTAATCAAGCATAAAGGTATGGAGTACTTTGAAAATGTCTTCTTGAAAAAATTTAGCAATGTCACGATTTTAGGACTGCTATTAACTCTTATCATTATTTTTTCATTCCAGGGAGATGTAATTCTTAATAACCCATTCCATATCCTATTAATCGCAATACCGCTAATTATCCAAACAGTTTTTATCTTTTTCATAGCTTATGGCTGGGCAAAGGCATGGAAGCTACCACATAATATCGCTTCTCCAGCGGGCATGATTGGCGCAAGTAATTTCTTCGAGCTTGCTGTAGCAGTAGCCATAGCACTCTTCGGATTATCTTCAGGGGCTGCCCTCGTAACCGTAGTGGGTGTGTTAGTAGAAGTACCTTTGATGCTTGCTTTAGTTAGATTTGCTAACAGAACACGACATTGGTTCCCTGAACCCTCGAGTAGTTAA
- a CDS encoding ArsR/SmtB family transcription factor: MEQLFKALGDENRLRIINLLRKSELCVCELELILDATQSNISRHLSKLKAEGIINSRKDAQWIHYRINEQFIKEQEFLYKHLNQKMESNKLFSQDTERLHIYKNSSLTCEDIRKNQNINIESIVEGKEKQ, encoded by the coding sequence ATGGAACAGCTATTTAAAGCACTAGGCGATGAGAATAGATTACGAATCATAAACCTGCTACGAAAAAGTGAATTATGTGTATGTGAGCTCGAACTTATCCTAGATGCTACACAGTCGAATATCTCTCGACATCTAAGTAAGCTAAAAGCAGAAGGCATAATAAATTCTCGTAAAGATGCGCAATGGATTCACTATCGAATTAATGAGCAGTTTATTAAAGAGCAAGAATTTCTTTATAAGCATCTTAATCAGAAAATGGAATCTAACAAGCTATTTTCTCAAGATACAGAAAGGCTACATATCTATAAGAACAGTAGCTTAACCTGTGAAGATATTAGAAAAAATCAAAACATAAATATAGAAAGCATAGTGGAGGGGAAGGAAAAACAGTGA
- the rnhA gene encoding ribonuclease HI — MKKVIMYTDGACSGNPGPGGWGTVLMYGEHVKEFSGGEANTTNNRMEMLAVIQGLTKLKEPCEVHIYTDSAYIYNCFQQKWYINWQKNGWKNSKKQPVENKDLWLEMLEQVEQHKVVWHKVKGHSGDKWNDRADALAVAAAQKYK; from the coding sequence TTGAAGAAGGTAATTATGTATACAGATGGAGCATGCTCGGGTAATCCTGGCCCAGGAGGCTGGGGAACAGTTTTAATGTACGGGGAGCATGTTAAAGAGTTTTCAGGTGGAGAAGCGAACACCACGAATAATCGGATGGAAATGTTGGCAGTCATTCAGGGACTAACAAAGCTAAAAGAGCCATGTGAGGTACATATTTATACAGATAGTGCATACATATATAATTGTTTTCAACAAAAATGGTATATAAATTGGCAAAAAAATGGTTGGAAGAATAGCAAGAAACAGCCTGTGGAAAATAAAGATTTATGGCTAGAAATGCTTGAACAAGTAGAACAACATAAAGTAGTTTGGCATAAGGTAAAGGGTCATAGTGGTGATAAATGGAATGACCGAGCAGATGCTTTAGCAGTAGCAGCGGCCCAAAAGTATAAATAG
- a CDS encoding twin-arginine translocase TatA/TatE family subunit: MISNIGIPGIILIVVIALIVFGPNKLPELGRAAGRTLKEFKSATKDLTNFDDDTEEKKANKKA, translated from the coding sequence ATGATTTCAAACATTGGTATACCTGGTATAATTCTAATCGTAGTTATTGCGCTTATCGTATTTGGTCCAAATAAATTACCTGAGCTTGGGAGAGCTGCTGGTAGAACATTAAAAGAGTTCAAGAGTGCTACTAAAGATTTAACGAACTTTGATGATGACACAGAAGAGAAAAAAGCTAATAAAAAGGCATAA
- a CDS encoding 4Fe-4S dicluster domain-containing protein, with the protein MKHIREWLDLPVIEIDHSQCLNNKSTRKTCEKCVLVCPVTALKMNDKELSLKESLCIDCTACVSACPNLTIDYAPKPYTKTINEITAYPGADITCNQFAKYQKGIKIPCYLSLDLPMLLHYYRTLARYNKKKGIESDDKLVLELYIGSCEQCKYKEHLDIYKHIDTIENWCEELKIPITIKLTKEADKFTDKQSPAVSGISRRSLFKSLGFSRDTDSSKDNANEQADKKKDKKDKKIEADFLSYKQKNDYKRRLVEKGLKLIRRKGIHSDNKLMPASHFALINKTEACKKCDVCMRICPTEALEWIDGEDLATLYFYPQKCIACGRCQICPEGSISLKTLDTNTYHNQDSITLIELAIKKCDDCGEAFKAESDNLDQRVCKLCELKDEKKRALFDSL; encoded by the coding sequence ATGAAACATATACGGGAATGGCTAGATTTACCTGTAATAGAAATCGATCATTCTCAATGCCTTAATAACAAAAGCACAAGAAAAACATGTGAAAAGTGTGTGCTTGTTTGTCCTGTGACTGCGCTTAAGATGAACGATAAGGAATTAAGTCTTAAGGAGTCACTATGTATTGACTGCACGGCCTGTGTGTCAGCATGTCCTAATCTAACAATAGACTATGCACCTAAACCATATACTAAAACAATAAACGAGATAACAGCATACCCTGGTGCAGATATAACATGTAACCAATTTGCGAAATACCAGAAGGGTATTAAAATCCCCTGTTATCTTAGTCTTGATTTGCCAATGCTCTTGCACTATTACCGCACATTAGCTAGATATAACAAGAAAAAAGGTATTGAAAGTGACGATAAGCTTGTCCTAGAACTATATATTGGTAGCTGTGAGCAATGTAAATATAAGGAGCACTTGGATATATATAAGCATATCGATACTATTGAAAATTGGTGCGAAGAATTAAAGATTCCTATTACGATTAAATTGACGAAAGAGGCAGATAAATTTACTGATAAACAAAGTCCAGCTGTATCGGGGATTAGTAGAAGATCGTTGTTTAAGAGTCTTGGCTTTAGCAGAGACACTGATTCTAGTAAGGATAATGCTAATGAGCAAGCGGATAAGAAAAAAGATAAAAAAGACAAGAAAATCGAGGCAGATTTTTTATCATATAAGCAAAAAAACGACTACAAGAGACGTCTCGTTGAAAAAGGATTAAAGCTAATTAGGCGAAAAGGCATACACTCTGATAACAAACTAATGCCAGCAAGTCATTTCGCATTGATTAATAAAACAGAGGCTTGTAAGAAGTGTGATGTTTGTATGCGTATTTGCCCGACTGAAGCATTAGAATGGATAGATGGAGAGGATTTAGCAACACTGTATTTTTACCCGCAAAAATGTATCGCCTGTGGTCGTTGTCAAATCTGTCCAGAGGGGTCTATCTCTTTGAAGACCTTAGATACAAACACATACCACAATCAAGATTCAATTACGCTAATAGAATTAGCAATTAAAAAATGTGATGATTGTGGGGAGGCTTTTAAGGCTGAGTCAGACAACTTGGATCAAAGGGTATGTAAGCTATGTGAATTAAAGGATGAGAAAAAACGAGCATTATTTGACTCGCTGTGA
- a CDS encoding response regulator transcription factor, translating into MAIKILVVDDHTVLRSGLVMLLNAQTDMEVVGEAGCSSEARKKIENLEPEIVLLDINLPDMNGMKLAEELIAENGHLKILFLTMHDEPEYVGRVLQIGAAGYILKSAADQELLNAIRAVYNGEFVLYKGLKENIAQQVRKRTKGTEKLVEAQLTTREQEVLRYVALGYTHQEIANKLFLSVKTVETHKAHIMEKMKTKKRSDLVKYALNNEIIKSGDQ; encoded by the coding sequence TTGGCTATTAAAATTCTTGTGGTTGACGACCATACAGTATTACGTAGTGGGCTTGTAATGCTATTAAATGCTCAAACTGATATGGAAGTAGTCGGAGAGGCTGGCTGTAGTTCAGAGGCTAGAAAGAAGATTGAGAATTTAGAGCCAGAAATTGTTCTCCTAGATATCAACCTACCAGACATGAATGGTATGAAGCTTGCAGAGGAATTAATAGCTGAAAATGGTCATTTAAAGATCCTATTTCTAACGATGCATGACGAGCCTGAATATGTTGGAAGAGTATTACAAATAGGTGCTGCTGGCTATATTTTAAAAAGTGCTGCTGATCAGGAGCTATTAAATGCAATACGAGCTGTATATAATGGAGAGTTTGTACTATATAAAGGGTTAAAGGAAAATATAGCCCAGCAAGTTCGTAAACGTACTAAGGGTACAGAAAAGCTTGTAGAAGCTCAATTAACTACTAGAGAGCAGGAGGTTTTACGCTACGTAGCATTAGGCTATACCCATCAGGAAATAGCTAACAAGCTATTTCTTAGTGTTAAAACTGTTGAAACCCACAAAGCTCATATTATGGAAAAGATGAAAACAAAAAAGCGTTCTGATTTAGTGAAATATGCTCTAAATAACGAGATAATTAAATCAGGTGACCAATAG
- a CDS encoding sensor histidine kinase, with product MWNKYLIRVSGFLTNLSLHMKILGITVGFIVLFGLGVTFEMRNIVYNTMLEELDKQGNTISMNLAARSADLVLTNNVFELHQLLRHTIENTESVRYAFIVNSNNEVVVHTFLRGFPTDLKDVHYPYVSTQVQKALLDVESNIIHDFAAPIIDGKAGFVRIGFDESAVYESINIVTRTIMQTTLAMILVGILAAYILAYVISRPITNLVDATKRFSSGDYDHRVDVTTNDDVGKLGNAFNEMGEILEVKEVENMSLLLELEKKEQVRKTLLKKVITAQELERKRISRELHDETGQLLSSLMLHLRHIKDSGTSEEFDTNIENMRQVISKTINEVKRLSQQLRPSVLDDMGLISAIERVIIDYREVLGIDIDLVVHGETSEQRITSEIEIAVYRILQEALTNIYKYAKAENVSVILNFRQKSLQMIIEDDGVGFDSQTVLNSKASEKQLGIYGMKERAELLDGTYEIESNVGVGTTIYVTIPIIYEGKEMS from the coding sequence ATGTGGAATAAATACCTGATTAGAGTTTCAGGTTTTCTGACTAATCTTAGCTTGCATATGAAAATTTTAGGAATTACAGTTGGATTCATTGTATTATTTGGCCTAGGCGTTACGTTTGAAATGAGAAATATTGTCTATAACACAATGCTTGAAGAACTAGACAAGCAAGGTAACACTATATCGATGAATCTTGCGGCACGTAGTGCTGACTTAGTATTAACTAACAATGTTTTCGAATTACACCAGTTATTACGACATACAATTGAAAATACCGAAAGTGTAAGATATGCGTTTATTGTTAACAGTAACAATGAAGTAGTTGTCCATACATTTTTACGGGGGTTTCCTACTGATTTAAAAGACGTACACTATCCATATGTTTCGACTCAAGTACAAAAGGCTTTACTTGATGTAGAGTCTAATATTATTCATGATTTTGCTGCTCCAATCATTGATGGTAAGGCTGGATTTGTACGCATAGGATTTGATGAATCTGCAGTTTATGAGTCAATTAATATAGTTACCAGAACAATAATGCAAACAACTCTAGCCATGATATTAGTAGGTATATTGGCCGCTTATATATTAGCATATGTAATTTCTAGACCAATTACGAACCTAGTAGATGCTACAAAGCGCTTCTCAAGTGGTGATTATGACCATCGAGTAGATGTTACCACTAATGATGACGTAGGAAAGCTAGGAAATGCTTTTAACGAAATGGGTGAAATCCTTGAAGTAAAAGAGGTTGAAAATATGTCCCTGTTATTAGAGTTAGAGAAAAAAGAACAGGTACGTAAAACTCTTTTGAAAAAAGTAATTACTGCACAGGAGCTTGAACGTAAACGGATTAGTAGGGAGCTTCATGACGAAACTGGACAGCTCCTAAGCTCATTGATGCTACATTTGCGACATATTAAAGATAGTGGAACATCAGAAGAATTTGATACTAATATTGAGAACATGCGACAGGTAATTTCAAAGACAATCAATGAGGTTAAGCGTTTATCTCAGCAACTACGTCCTAGCGTCTTAGATGATATGGGTCTTATCTCGGCAATAGAACGAGTCATAATTGATTATCGTGAAGTACTTGGAATAGATATAGACTTAGTGGTACACGGGGAAACAAGCGAACAAAGGATTACATCAGAAATTGAGATAGCTGTTTATCGGATCTTACAGGAAGCATTAACTAATATATATAAATATGCAAAAGCGGAAAACGTTAGTGTAATATTAAACTTCCGTCAGAAGTCATTACAGATGATAATTGAAGATGACGGTGTGGGATTCGATTCGCAGACCGTGTTAAATAGCAAGGCTAGCGAAAAGCAATTGGGTATATACGGAATGAAAGAGCGGGCCGAATTATTAGATGGTACCTATGAAATAGAGTCTAATGTGGGAGTAGGTACAACTATTTATGTTACAATTCCGATTATATACGAAGGTAAGGAGATGAGTTAA